One genomic window of Marinobacter adhaerens HP15 includes the following:
- the hemN gene encoding oxygen-independent coproporphyrinogen III oxidase, with protein sequence MTPTSALKAQDATLPEFIWDDALIRRYDLSGPRYTSYPTAVEFNQNYPIEYMVKAAARSKASGRPLSLYTHLPFCAHLCYYCACNKVITKKRDKAMPYVERVLKEAAIQSKLFGVDRPVTQLHWGGGTPTFLPKDVMEHLMAGYGELFNLQTGEERDYSVEIDPREVDQDTLPTLWNLGFNRISLGVQDVNPEVQKAVNRTQPRAMTEAVLNEARRIGFRSINLDLIYGLPYQTPESFAETLEAVIEMSPDRLSVFSYAHLPERFYPQTRIQGDTLPSPQQKLAILHNTINRLLEAGYEYIGMDHFAKPDDSLAVAQREGRLHRNFQGYTTHSECDLVSLGVSAIGQTDDAYFQNNHDLPSWEAAIDAGQLAITKGVNLTRDDRIRRWVIGQLICQFRLDRQLFADVWNEDLNRYFADELSRLKPMVQDELIADDGNALQVQPAGRLLIRAICQIFDLYRKEGASQRFSRII encoded by the coding sequence ATGACCCCCACATCCGCACTCAAAGCCCAAGACGCTACACTGCCAGAATTCATCTGGGATGACGCCCTGATCCGTCGCTATGACTTGAGCGGCCCGAGGTACACCTCCTATCCCACGGCCGTCGAGTTCAATCAGAACTACCCGATTGAGTACATGGTGAAAGCAGCGGCTCGCAGCAAGGCCAGTGGCCGGCCGCTGTCGCTGTACACCCACCTGCCGTTCTGCGCGCACCTCTGCTACTACTGCGCCTGCAACAAGGTCATCACCAAAAAACGTGACAAGGCCATGCCTTACGTAGAGCGGGTGCTGAAAGAGGCGGCCATCCAGTCAAAACTGTTCGGGGTCGACCGGCCAGTAACCCAGCTGCACTGGGGCGGCGGTACCCCCACGTTTTTACCAAAAGATGTGATGGAACACCTGATGGCGGGTTACGGGGAGCTGTTCAACCTGCAAACCGGTGAGGAGCGGGATTACAGTGTGGAGATTGACCCGCGGGAAGTGGATCAGGATACCCTGCCAACCCTTTGGAACCTCGGCTTTAACCGGATCAGTCTGGGGGTACAGGATGTAAACCCGGAGGTTCAGAAAGCGGTCAACCGCACCCAGCCTCGGGCCATGACCGAAGCCGTGCTCAATGAGGCGCGGCGCATCGGCTTCCGTTCTATTAACCTGGACCTGATCTACGGCCTGCCGTACCAGACGCCGGAGAGCTTTGCGGAGACGCTGGAGGCTGTGATCGAGATGTCGCCGGACCGGCTCTCCGTGTTCAGTTATGCCCACCTGCCGGAGCGTTTCTATCCGCAGACCCGGATTCAGGGCGACACCCTGCCCAGCCCCCAGCAGAAGCTGGCCATCCTGCACAACACCATCAACCGCCTTCTGGAGGCCGGCTACGAATACATCGGTATGGACCACTTCGCCAAGCCGGATGACAGCCTGGCCGTTGCGCAACGGGAGGGACGTCTGCACCGGAATTTCCAGGGCTACACCACCCACTCCGAGTGCGATCTTGTGTCCCTGGGTGTTTCCGCCATTGGTCAGACCGACGACGCCTATTTCCAGAACAATCACGACCTGCCTTCCTGGGAAGCGGCCATCGATGCCGGCCAACTGGCGATCACCAAAGGCGTGAACCTGACCCGAGATGACCGCATCCGCCGCTGGGTGATCGGCCAGCTGATCTGCCAGTTCCGTCTGGATCGCCAGCTGTTCGCAGACGTCTGGAACGAAGATCTGAACCGTTATTTTGCCGATGAGCTCAGCCGTCTGAAGCCCATGGTTCAGGATGAACTGATTGCCGATGATGGCAATGCACTGCAGGTTCAGCCCGCAGGGCGGTTGCTGATCCGGGCGATCTGCCAGATTTTTGATCTGTACCGTAAAGAGGGCGCCAGCCAGCGGTTCTCGCGGATTATTTGA
- a CDS encoding cryptochrome/photolyase family protein produces the protein MANLILILGDQLTRNISALDNADKDRDLVVMAEVHEEASYTNHHKKKIVLLFSAMRHFARQLESDGWQVHYQAYHPDNEHQSLEAVVGEQVKQIIAKSVITTECGEWRLHEQISGWHERLGVPVEIRPDSRFIATKQEFADWAEGRKQLRMEFFYREMRRKTGLLMTSDGEPEGGQWNFDADNRKKWTGKPPAPAPFRIEPDAITQEVIALVDEHFSDHFGTTDDFHFAVTAEDAQAALEHFIDYALPCFGDYQDAISDNEDWLFHSILSPYINSGLLDPVAVCEAAAQAWYSGRAPINAVEGFVRQILGWREFVRGIYWMNMPGYAKENRLGNTRALPWFYWTGDTKMRCMHKAIDATRRNAYAHHIQRLMVTGNFALLAGIKPEEICDWYLAVYADAYDWVELPNVLGMVMHADGGYLGSKPYAASGKYIQRMSDHCANCHYKVNKATEDDACPFNALYWHFIDRHRDDFAKNPRMGMMYRNWDKQKPEKREALLQRAEYLLANVEQL, from the coding sequence ATGGCCAACCTGATTCTGATTCTCGGCGACCAGTTAACGAGAAACATCAGCGCTCTCGACAACGCCGACAAGGATCGGGATCTCGTGGTGATGGCCGAAGTCCATGAGGAAGCCAGCTACACCAATCACCACAAAAAGAAAATCGTACTGCTGTTCAGTGCCATGCGTCACTTCGCCCGGCAACTGGAGAGCGATGGCTGGCAGGTTCACTACCAGGCCTATCACCCGGACAACGAGCACCAGAGCCTCGAGGCAGTGGTTGGCGAGCAGGTTAAGCAGATCATTGCCAAGAGCGTAATCACCACAGAGTGTGGTGAATGGCGGCTGCATGAGCAGATCAGTGGTTGGCACGAGCGCCTTGGGGTGCCGGTGGAAATCCGGCCGGATTCGCGGTTCATTGCCACCAAACAGGAATTTGCAGACTGGGCCGAGGGCCGCAAACAGTTGCGGATGGAGTTTTTCTACCGCGAGATGCGGCGCAAGACCGGGTTGTTGATGACATCCGACGGCGAGCCCGAGGGTGGTCAGTGGAATTTCGATGCGGACAACCGGAAGAAATGGACCGGCAAGCCGCCAGCCCCCGCACCATTCCGGATAGAGCCCGATGCCATTACCCAGGAGGTTATCGCCCTGGTGGATGAGCACTTCAGCGATCACTTCGGCACCACCGACGATTTCCATTTTGCCGTTACCGCCGAAGACGCGCAGGCGGCGCTCGAGCACTTCATCGATTATGCCCTGCCCTGCTTCGGCGATTATCAGGACGCGATTTCGGACAACGAGGACTGGCTGTTTCATTCCATCCTGTCGCCCTACATCAATTCCGGGCTTCTGGATCCGGTGGCGGTTTGCGAGGCGGCCGCTCAGGCGTGGTATTCAGGCCGTGCACCGATCAACGCGGTGGAGGGATTTGTCCGTCAGATACTGGGCTGGCGCGAGTTCGTGCGGGGCATTTACTGGATGAATATGCCGGGATATGCCAAAGAAAACCGTCTGGGCAACACCCGCGCCCTGCCCTGGTTCTACTGGACCGGGGACACGAAAATGCGGTGCATGCACAAGGCCATTGATGCCACCCGTCGCAACGCTTACGCCCACCATATTCAGCGCCTGATGGTTACCGGCAACTTCGCGCTGCTGGCGGGTATCAAGCCGGAGGAAATCTGTGACTGGTACCTGGCGGTATACGCCGATGCCTATGACTGGGTGGAACTACCCAACGTGCTGGGGATGGTCATGCACGCGGATGGCGGCTACCTGGGCTCAAAGCCCTACGCCGCCAGCGGCAAGTATATCCAGCGCATGTCGGACCATTGCGCCAACTGCCATTATAAGGTGAACAAGGCCACCGAAGATGACGCCTGCCCGTTCAACGCCCTGTACTGGCATTTCATCGATCGCCATCGGGACGACTTTGCCAAAAACCCGCGTATGGGCATGATGTACCGGAACTGGGACAAGCAGAAGCCCGAGAAACGGGAAGCGCTGCTCCAGCGCGCCGAATACCTGCTGGCAAACGTGGAGCAGCTTTAA
- a CDS encoding ABC transporter ATP-binding protein yields the protein MSQLELRSIRKTYPGVAEETLKGIDIDIASGEFLILVGPSGCGKSTLMNTIAGLETITDGSIVLDGKDISTMEPKDRDIAMVFQSYALYPTMSVRENIAFGLKIRGLPKHEIDQEVERVADLLQISPLMNKKPANLSGGQQQRVAMGRALARRPRIYLFDEPLSNLDAKLRVEMRTEIKKLHQRLKTTIVYVTHDQIEAMTLADRIAVLKDGELQQLGTPKEVYDRPENLFVAGFMGSPAMSFVPVTVEQGEGGLQAEVRGNDGRSVKLPVPEFLADRVGKKVILGIRPEHITQPQDQKNDQTLVAKGEFTIEVTEPTGPDVIALIQLNDTNVHCRIDPEHPVTWGETAELMFDMKKVVFFDPETEKRIAPH from the coding sequence ATGTCTCAACTGGAACTGCGGAGCATCCGCAAAACCTATCCGGGCGTTGCCGAGGAAACCCTCAAGGGCATCGACATCGACATCGCTTCCGGTGAATTCCTGATACTGGTTGGCCCTTCCGGCTGCGGAAAGTCCACCCTGATGAACACCATCGCCGGCCTTGAAACCATCACCGATGGCTCGATAGTCCTGGACGGCAAGGACATCTCCACCATGGAGCCCAAAGACCGGGACATTGCCATGGTGTTCCAGTCCTATGCTCTTTACCCGACCATGTCTGTGCGGGAGAACATCGCATTCGGCCTCAAGATCCGCGGTCTGCCAAAGCACGAGATTGATCAGGAAGTAGAGCGGGTGGCCGATTTGCTGCAAATCTCCCCGCTTATGAACAAGAAGCCAGCCAACCTGTCTGGCGGTCAGCAGCAGCGGGTAGCCATGGGCCGAGCGTTAGCCCGCCGGCCTCGTATTTACCTGTTTGACGAGCCGCTCTCCAACCTGGATGCCAAGCTGCGGGTGGAGATGCGCACCGAGATCAAGAAGCTGCACCAGCGCCTGAAAACGACCATTGTGTACGTCACTCATGACCAGATCGAGGCGATGACTCTGGCGGACCGGATTGCAGTGCTCAAGGATGGTGAGTTGCAACAGCTGGGCACACCGAAAGAAGTCTACGACCGACCGGAAAACCTGTTTGTGGCCGGTTTCATGGGCTCACCAGCGATGAGCTTTGTGCCGGTGACTGTGGAGCAGGGTGAAGGTGGTCTGCAGGCGGAAGTGCGTGGCAATGATGGCCGGTCGGTGAAGCTTCCGGTGCCGGAATTTCTGGCCGACCGGGTGGGCAAAAAGGTGATTCTGGGTATCCGGCCGGAGCACATCACCCAGCCCCAGGATCAGAAAAACGACCAGACCCTGGTGGCGAAGGGCGAGTTCACCATCGAAGTGACCGAGCCCACCGGCCCGGATGTGATTGCTCTGATTCAGTTGAACGATACCAACGTTCATTGCCGGATTGATCCGGAACACCCGGTGACCTGGGGCGAGACTGCCGAGTTGATGTTCGATATGAAGAAGGTTGTGTTCTTCGATCCGGAAACGGAGAAGCGGATCGCCCCGCACTAA
- a CDS encoding carbohydrate ABC transporter permease, producing the protein MTDVVRTGFRPSRVAIYGLLLLAALVYLIPLFIMLVTSFKTPMDIRTGNLMALPTDWTTIGWTKAWSEACTGVQCEGISGYFWNSFKMTVPAVLISTLLGAFNGYVLSKWKFKGSDLFFGMLLFGCFVPFQVVLLPMAATLGKLGLANTTSGLVLVHVIYGVAFTTLFFRNYYVAIPDALIKAARLDGAGFFTIFFRILLPMSTPIFMVSLIWQFTQIWNDFLFGVVFASGDSQPITVALNNLVNTSTGVKEYNVDMAAAMIAALPTLVVYIVAGKYFIRGLTAGSVKG; encoded by the coding sequence ATGACTGATGTGGTTCGCACCGGCTTTCGTCCCAGCCGCGTGGCCATCTACGGGCTTTTGCTCCTGGCCGCCCTGGTTTACCTGATTCCGCTATTTATCATGCTGGTGACCAGCTTCAAGACACCCATGGATATCCGGACCGGCAACCTGATGGCTCTGCCCACGGACTGGACTACCATTGGCTGGACCAAAGCCTGGTCCGAGGCCTGCACCGGTGTTCAGTGTGAGGGGATCAGCGGTTATTTCTGGAACTCGTTCAAGATGACCGTGCCTGCGGTATTGATTTCCACGTTGCTGGGTGCCTTTAACGGCTATGTATTGTCCAAGTGGAAGTTCAAGGGCTCTGACCTGTTTTTCGGAATGCTGCTGTTCGGCTGTTTTGTCCCGTTCCAGGTGGTTCTGTTGCCTATGGCTGCAACCCTCGGAAAACTTGGCCTGGCCAATACCACCAGCGGCCTGGTGCTGGTTCATGTGATTTACGGGGTGGCCTTCACCACGCTGTTCTTCAGGAACTACTACGTGGCCATTCCGGATGCGCTCATCAAGGCAGCGCGGCTCGATGGCGCCGGCTTCTTTACGATCTTCTTCCGTATCCTGCTGCCCATGTCCACACCCATTTTCATGGTGTCGCTGATCTGGCAGTTCACCCAGATCTGGAACGATTTTCTGTTCGGCGTAGTGTTCGCCAGCGGTGACAGCCAGCCCATCACCGTGGCGCTCAACAATCTGGTGAACACCAGCACGGGGGTAAAGGAATACAACGTGGATATGGCGGCAGCCATGATCGCGGCGCTGCCCACGCTGGTGGTCTATATCGTTGCCGGCAAATACTTCATCCGGGGCCTGACCGCCGGATCTGTCAAAGGTTGA
- a CDS encoding carbohydrate ABC transporter permease, whose protein sequence is MEHIQRQPARVARAPSRFLDALQRWLPKLVVAPTFVLIGVGIYGYMLWTGVLSFTSSSFLPVYDFVGFDQYAKLMANDRWLTASINLGIFGGLFVLSCLVIGVILAIFLDQRIRQEGAIRTIYLYPMALSMIVTGTVWKWILNPSLGLEKLMHDWGWTSFSFDWLVSSDMAIYTIVMAAVWQASGFVMALFLAGLRGVDSSIIRAARVDGASLPLIYWKIILPSLRPVFFSAVMVLAHIAIKSFDLVMAMTAGGPGYSTDLPAVFMYAHTFTRGQMGLGSASAMLMLGAILALIVPYLYSELREKRHD, encoded by the coding sequence ATGGAACACATTCAACGCCAACCCGCCAGGGTGGCCAGGGCGCCGTCACGCTTTCTCGACGCGTTGCAGCGCTGGCTGCCAAAGCTGGTTGTGGCGCCCACATTTGTCCTCATCGGTGTCGGCATATACGGCTACATGCTCTGGACCGGTGTGCTGTCGTTTACCAGCTCCAGCTTCCTGCCGGTGTATGACTTTGTCGGTTTCGATCAGTACGCCAAACTGATGGCCAACGACCGCTGGCTGACCGCCTCGATCAATCTGGGCATCTTCGGCGGTCTTTTCGTTCTCAGTTGCCTGGTTATTGGGGTGATACTGGCCATTTTCCTGGATCAGCGGATTCGTCAGGAAGGTGCGATCCGCACCATCTACCTCTACCCCATGGCCCTGTCGATGATTGTCACCGGCACCGTGTGGAAATGGATCCTGAACCCCAGCCTCGGGTTGGAAAAACTCATGCACGACTGGGGCTGGACCTCGTTCAGCTTCGACTGGCTGGTCAGCTCGGACATGGCTATCTATACCATCGTGATGGCCGCCGTCTGGCAGGCCTCCGGCTTCGTCATGGCGCTGTTTCTGGCGGGGCTGCGCGGTGTGGATTCCTCCATTATCCGCGCCGCACGGGTCGATGGCGCCAGCCTACCGCTGATCTACTGGAAAATCATCCTGCCGTCCCTGCGTCCGGTATTCTTCAGCGCAGTGATGGTTCTGGCTCACATAGCCATCAAGAGCTTTGATCTGGTGATGGCGATGACCGCCGGTGGTCCGGGCTACTCCACCGACCTGCCGGCGGTATTCATGTATGCCCACACCTTTACCCGTGGCCAGATGGGCCTGGGGTCCGCCAGTGCCATGCTGATGCTGGGCGCCATTCTGGCCCTGATCGTGCCTTACCTGTATTCGGAACTGAGGGAGAAGCGCCATGACTGA
- a CDS encoding ABC transporter substrate-binding protein has product MTTFKKTLTAAAVSAALLPAQALQAGEVEVLHWWTAGGEARAAVALKEMMEDQGHTWKDFAVAGGGGEAAMTVLKTRAVSGNPPAAAQIKGLDIREWAKLGFLTSLDDVAEANNWGQLIPPVIADVMQYEDSYVAVPVNVHRVNWLWANPETLNKVGVGVPKTLDEFYQAAEKLKAAGITPLAHGGQPWQDATVFEAVALAVMGPDDFASAFVEHDMDVINSAQMEEVFAEFAKVMSYVDDNAAGRDWNTATGMVIRGEAAMQIMGDWAKGEFTAAGLTPGEDYVCAAAPGTGGQFTFNVDSFAMFSLSDEDNTKAQKDLARTIMEPEFQAVFNKAKGSIPVRTDFDTCAQASMDTFKSSAEDGGLVPSFAHGLATTSYVQGQIFDVVTNFVNSDNKDPARATDQLAAAIQAAL; this is encoded by the coding sequence ATGACTACGTTCAAGAAGACTCTCACCGCTGCAGCCGTATCCGCGGCATTGCTTCCGGCCCAGGCGCTCCAGGCCGGTGAAGTTGAAGTTCTGCACTGGTGGACAGCTGGCGGGGAAGCCCGCGCGGCGGTCGCACTGAAAGAAATGATGGAAGATCAGGGCCACACCTGGAAGGACTTTGCCGTGGCCGGCGGTGGCGGTGAAGCCGCCATGACCGTGCTCAAGACCCGCGCTGTTTCCGGCAACCCTCCGGCTGCCGCCCAGATCAAGGGGTTGGATATCCGGGAATGGGCCAAGCTTGGGTTTCTAACCAGTCTCGATGACGTGGCGGAGGCCAACAACTGGGGTCAGCTGATTCCGCCGGTTATTGCCGATGTCATGCAATACGAGGACAGCTATGTCGCGGTGCCGGTGAATGTGCACCGGGTTAACTGGCTGTGGGCAAATCCTGAGACCCTGAACAAGGTCGGTGTGGGTGTGCCCAAGACCCTGGATGAGTTCTATCAGGCCGCTGAGAAGCTTAAGGCGGCAGGCATTACTCCTCTGGCCCACGGAGGCCAGCCCTGGCAGGACGCAACGGTTTTCGAGGCCGTGGCGCTTGCGGTCATGGGCCCGGACGACTTCGCCAGTGCCTTTGTTGAGCACGACATGGACGTAATTAACAGCGCACAGATGGAAGAGGTCTTCGCCGAGTTTGCCAAGGTGATGAGCTACGTGGATGACAATGCCGCCGGGCGTGACTGGAACACCGCCACCGGCATGGTTATTCGGGGCGAAGCCGCCATGCAGATCATGGGCGACTGGGCCAAGGGTGAGTTCACTGCTGCCGGTCTGACGCCGGGTGAGGATTATGTGTGTGCCGCGGCACCGGGTACCGGTGGTCAGTTCACCTTTAACGTCGACTCGTTCGCCATGTTCAGTCTCAGCGATGAGGACAACACCAAGGCCCAGAAAGACCTGGCCCGCACGATCATGGAGCCGGAGTTCCAGGCCGTGTTCAACAAGGCCAAGGGTTCGATCCCGGTTCGTACCGACTTTGACACCTGTGCCCAGGCGTCCATGGACACGTTCAAAAGCAGTGCTGAGGACGGCGGCCTGGTGCCCAGCTTTGCCCATGGCCTGGCTACCACCAGTTATGTTCAGGGCCAGATCTTTGATGTTGTCACCAACTTCGTGAACTCCGATAACAAGGATCCGGCCCGGGCCACTGACCAGCTGGCGGCAGCTATTCAGGCGGCACTCTGA
- a CDS encoding carbohydrate porin, with the protein MLNVTYGTTPANPAKRTPNVCLLPAAVGLISLSLMTGQAQAQDQTVEERLATLEAKLAEVEPKASGLEGFSFNTYARSGLLLNGDLQSAPGGPYLTPAGSVGGAVGRLGNEPDTYLEAILNYKQVAENGTKSHYRLMIADSTTSSNDWTAGDGALNVRQAYVEFSNLASFSGIFDDAAIWAGKRFDRDLNFDIHWLDSDIVFLGGLGAGVYDVTFSDSLKSNFSLYGRSFLEFPSDIQDQDITADTDNLILTANNYFGNVQWLINGMKAQENDLRVVGGVTEAAETGLHTMLAYHGDSFFGISDGSFKAAIIHGTGLGAETKNIGADGDLHEDAVSTRVAVYGTTYLSETWRFAPAILAETSEDRYIKGDEYQWLTFNARVAQELSANFEMQYEASWQTMDLTTLGYQSRNSVDGDYSRFTVAPTFKPQVGGFWNRPEIRVFASYSTWDDELETYASGDALGVDSDFESSQWTFGTQMEIWF; encoded by the coding sequence ATGCTCAATGTTACCTATGGCACTACCCCTGCAAACCCTGCAAAAAGAACACCCAACGTATGTCTGTTACCCGCTGCCGTTGGCCTGATATCGCTTAGCCTGATGACCGGACAGGCACAGGCTCAGGACCAGACCGTAGAAGAACGGCTCGCGACTCTCGAGGCAAAGCTGGCCGAGGTTGAACCGAAGGCCAGTGGTCTGGAGGGCTTTTCCTTCAACACCTATGCGCGCTCCGGCCTGCTTCTGAACGGCGATCTGCAAAGTGCCCCGGGCGGACCCTACCTGACCCCCGCCGGTTCCGTTGGCGGTGCAGTCGGTCGACTCGGCAATGAGCCTGATACCTATCTTGAGGCTATCCTGAACTACAAGCAGGTGGCCGAGAACGGGACCAAATCCCACTACAGGCTGATGATTGCCGACTCAACCACGTCCTCGAACGACTGGACGGCCGGTGACGGTGCCCTGAACGTTCGCCAGGCCTATGTGGAATTCAGTAACCTGGCCAGCTTTTCCGGTATTTTCGACGACGCCGCGATCTGGGCCGGCAAGCGTTTCGACAGGGATCTGAACTTCGATATCCACTGGCTCGACAGTGACATCGTTTTCCTGGGAGGTCTGGGCGCGGGTGTTTACGACGTCACGTTTTCAGACAGCCTGAAATCCAACTTCTCCCTCTATGGCCGAAGCTTCCTGGAGTTCCCTTCCGATATCCAGGATCAGGACATCACCGCAGACACTGACAATCTGATCCTCACTGCCAATAACTACTTCGGGAACGTCCAGTGGTTGATCAATGGTATGAAGGCTCAGGAGAACGATTTGCGGGTAGTCGGTGGCGTGACCGAAGCCGCCGAGACCGGCCTGCACACCATGCTTGCCTACCACGGGGACAGTTTCTTCGGAATCTCAGACGGTAGCTTCAAGGCCGCGATAATTCACGGTACCGGCCTGGGCGCCGAAACCAAGAACATCGGCGCCGATGGCGACCTGCACGAAGATGCGGTCAGCACCCGTGTAGCGGTATACGGCACCACCTACCTCAGCGAAACCTGGCGTTTCGCACCGGCGATTCTGGCGGAAACCAGTGAGGATCGTTACATCAAGGGCGACGAATACCAGTGGCTGACCTTTAATGCCCGTGTTGCCCAGGAGCTGAGCGCGAATTTTGAAATGCAGTACGAGGCCTCCTGGCAGACCATGGATCTCACCACCCTCGGCTATCAGAGTAGAAATTCCGTGGATGGAGACTACAGCCGTTTTACTGTAGCGCCCACCTTCAAGCCCCAGGTCGGCGGGTTCTGGAACCGTCCTGAAATCCGCGTGTTTGCAAGTTACTCAACCTGGGATGACGAGCTTGAAACCTACGCTTCTGGCGATGCACTTGGCGTCGACAGTGATTTCGAAAGCAGTCAGTGGACCTTTGGCACCCAGATGGAAATCTGGTTCTGA